In Apium graveolens cultivar Ventura chromosome 10, ASM990537v1, whole genome shotgun sequence, the following are encoded in one genomic region:
- the LOC141690610 gene encoding uncharacterized protein LOC141690610, producing the protein MRAKNLKVCGDSRLVVAQVNGEIEAKDDTMAKYLRVVKGLLTQFDEWYAEHVPREENTTADALSQFASSKIENYTRSIYFQVLKTPTIHVINLISAVGVASCWIDPIKTHLEIGWLPNDAQEARKLSVRALRYSLIEGLLYKRSFVIPYLKCLRPLEAEEALQEAHEGICEQQLGGRALAHKITRLGFYWETMLADAKAYVKRCDRCQRHDPIVRQPLERLTSINTPILFAMWGMDILGPFPITSGQRKFIVVALDYFTKWIEAKALAKINTKQIT; encoded by the coding sequence ATGAGGGCCAAAAATCTGAAGGTCTGTGGGGACTCGAGACTTGTAGTTGCTCAAGTTAATGGGGAGATTGAGGCCAAGGATGATACTATGGCCAAGTACCTGAGAGTCGTGAAGGGACTactgactcagttcgatgaatggtACGCAGAACATGTTCCAAGAGAGGAGAACACTACGGCGGATGCCTTGTCTCAGTTCGCCTCGTCTAAAATCGAGAATTATACAAGAAGTATTTACTTCCAGGTCTTGAAGACCCCTACTATTCATGTCATAAATCTGATATCAGCGGTTGGTGTGGCAAGCTGTTGGATAGACCCGATCAAGACCCACTTGGAAATTGGTTGGCTCCCCAACGATGCCCAGGAGGCACGTAAGCTGTCGGTTAGAGCATTAAGATACTCATTGATTGAAGGCCTTCTTTACAAAAGGTCCTTTGTTATTCCGTACTTGAAGTGCTTAAGACCTCTTGAAGCAGAGGAGGCACTTCAGGAAGCCCATGAAGGGATTTGTGAGCAACAGttggggggcagggccctcgctcacaagataactcggTTGGGGTTCTACTGGGAAACTATGCTAGCCGATGCAAAGGCTTATGTGAAGAGATGCGACAGATGCCAGAGGCATGATCCGATAGTACGACAGCCCCTAGAGAGGCTTACATCAATCAACACACCCATCCTTTTTGCAATGTGGGGAATGGACATACTTGGACCATTTCCTATAACATCGGGACAAAGGAAGTTCATTGTGGTAGCCTTAGACTACTTTacaaagtggattgaggctaaggcACTAGCCAAAATAAACACCAAGCAAATTACCTGA
- the LOC141690611 gene encoding uncharacterized protein LOC141690611, which produces MIALQQGTRDEFFKMSLAKRPPESMLQLQDRAGKYIKVEESMKKIPVSNEPTGNKKRKTDQEYDAKDKYPQIGKNSNSSSSKNNQQPRFAEYARLNAPRSQILMEIEKDKDFKWPKPLRGDPEKRDKSRYYKFHKDGEEAGGQKRDNDRRDDDRRGNDRDHNPQPRGPVINMISEGPTAAGTTRNSRKAYAREVMSIVGEPSKRSKSEVTLEFGDPDLEGLKFPQDDPLLTPSDASIYGFNHIECKVEGAIQIPVTIGEEPREATQMLNFQVVNGPSTYNTIMGRTWINAFKAVPSTYHMVLKFPTRNGVGEARGDQKMARSCYVAALRPDGTWGMSSP; this is translated from the exons atgatagccctgCAGCAAGGGACTAGAGACGAGTTCTTTAAAATGTCCTTGGCTAAGCGCCCTCCCGAAAGCATGCTGCAGCTCCAGGATAGAGCTGGGAAATATATTAAGGTggaggaaagtatgaagaagatACCTGTGAGTAATGAACCTACTGGGAACAAGAAACGGAAGACGGATCAGGAGTATgatgccaaggacaagtatccacAAATTGGCAAAAACTCTAACTCCTCCTCTTCTAAGAATAATCAGCAACCAAGGTTCGCTGAATATGCAAGGttgaatgctccaaggagccaaatccttATGGAAATTGAAAAGGACAAAGACTTCAAATggccgaagccactaaggggagaTCCCGAAAAAAGAGACAAGAGTCGATACTATaaatttcacaaagat ggtgaagaggcCGGAGGCCAGAAGAGAGATAATGATCGAAGAGATGATGATCGAAGAGGTAACGACAGAGATCACAACCCACAGCCCCGAGGGCCAGTAATTAATATGATCTCGGAAGGACCTACAGCAGCTGGTACTACAAGGAACTCCCGAAAAGCTTATGCAAGAGAAGTAATGAGCATAGTTGGAGAACCATCTAAGCGTTCTAAGTCAGAGGTGACGCTTGAATTTGGTGACccagaccttgaaggtttgaaatttcctcaggACGATCCTCTG CTAACTCCATCTGACGCATCCATCTACGGGTTTAACCATATAGAATGTAAAGTTGAAGGAGCAATACAAATTCCCGTAACTATTGGGGAAGAGCCTAGGGAGGCCACGCAGATGTTGAACTTTCAGGTTGTCAATGGACCCTCTACTTATAATACTATCATGGGTAGGACATGGATCAATGCTTTTAAGGCTGTGCCCTCAACCTACCACATGGTACTGAAGTTCCCAACTAGAAATGGTGTTGGAGAAGCaaggggagatcaaaaaatggcccGCAGTTGCTATGTTGCAGCACTTAGGCCCGATGGAACATGGGGCATGTCCTccccatag